The genomic segment CTGAGTCACGAACAGATTCGCGTTTCGTGTTCGGTACCGACTCGGTAGGTCTTTGTCTTATATGTAACAGACATTTCCTCAAAACATCGACCGACCGGTAGAGAACAGGAGAATTTACTACAAACTCCGATGTTCGATGGATCGTATGACATACCCCGGCAGGTGGGTTCCTGCCGGATAGACCTCACATCAGGGCGCTTGCCGGTCGAATCGAATCATTGCCCGCCGGTCGCGAGAGCTACTCGGGTCCGTCGTCGGGATACAATTCGTGGACGCCCATGAGCAGAGGGACGACACTTCGGATTATAGCTTATGATCGGGATGAGTTTAAGCAGCTTGTTGCCGAAGGCGAGTGGGTGCTGGCTGAGGACGATCCCGAAAATGAGGTCTTTCGGACGCCTAATGGCGACCAGCCGTACTAACTGATTATTGTCGGTGGGTTTCGGGTCCAAGCCCTGCATGGACAGATTGGGGCCATCCGACAGCGGGAGATGCCAATTTTCCGTAGCTTTGCATAAGAGCGATCCGAGAATCGTTCAAATAATGATAGAGAACCTACATCCCACCCCAGATTTCCGTCGTTTCGAACCAACCCCATGTTTCCGACGTGAGTTTCAACCCCCCTCGTTTCCGTCGTTTCCCCACACCTCACCCCAGATTTCCGTCGTCCACTCCCACCCAACAGGAAGGAATTTACTCACGCATCCAGTCCTGCATGCGGCTGTCCTCGAGGATCGTTTCGCGAACGACCTGGGGATCTTCGATGAAACGATTTTGGAGATGAATCCCGCCCGCACTCCCCTTGTTGATCTTTTCGATTTCGACAACACCGAGGAACGCTTGTTCTTTCAGGATGTCCCGGAACCGTCGCACGGAAAGGATGTCCATATCCAGGTGATGGCAGATCTGTTTATACTGGTCATACACGCGGCTCATCAGGAAGGCATCGTCATTGGAGTTGAGGGCTAGCTCCGTTAGCGCGAGCAACGTAGCCTTTGCCTGTGTGGGTGCACCGTTTACGAGTTCTCTGAACCGGTCCTTTTCCGCGTGTTGCTGAGATTGGCGGACATGTTCCTCCCTCACTTGTTCTGCACCGGCTTCGTAGGCGACTTCCCCGGCATGGCGAAGAATATCGATCGCCTTCCGAGCATCGCCGTGTTCTTGAGCTGCGAAGGGCGCTGAGAGTGGGATCACGTCTTCGGTAAGGATGTCGTCCTGGAAGGCGTCCTCGCGATTGTACATACGCTCTTGTGGAGGTGATTGTTGGTAGCAATAGCTCGTCCCGTTCTGGACCAACTGAAGCACCATCGCAGCTGATGATGACTGCTTTCTCCGCGTACCATAGTTGGTCAGTATGGCAGCAAAATCAGTGGTGGACTCTCTACCAACAATGCGCTTCCGAAGAGCAATTGACCAATTTCTTTTCGAATTACTGATATCGGGGATGATCGTCGAATGAATACTGGTCGACCGGGTCGCCTTTCTCGTTGACCACTTCGGGACACCTATCGCTCGGTTCGTCAGCAATCTCCTTCAGGATCCCGTAGAACCGCCATTCGTCACCGTAATCGAAGAGGTCGCAAATCCGATCACCAACCTCGAGGTCTAGCTGACTCGCCAACTCGGCGATCGTCGTCTCCCCTGCGTTGTAGACCGTCTCGTCCCACCGCATCGACTCACCACTCGGAAGATTCTCGTACTCTTTCGGGCGCTGGTACTTCACGTCGCTTTGCCAGTAGTCTTGATCCA from the Natronococcus sp. AD-5 genome contains:
- a CDS encoding IS1096 element passenger TnpR family protein, with translation MTAYRFRVKLEWDPTVLWRDIVVGEDRTLAEFQAVINESMGLNQAHLWFFGVDQDYWQSDVKYQRPKEYENLPSGESMRWDETVYNAGETTIAELASQLDLEVGDRICDLFDYGDEWRFYGILKEIADEPSDRCPEVVNEKGDPVDQYSFDDHPRYQ